The genomic DNA CTGCGCCGGGGGAGCTCATCAGGTTGACGCAGAGAATCTTCTTCTCGGCGAATTTGTTCTTGAGCTCCTCTGCGAGTCGATCATTGGCTTCAAGTACCTTGCGAACGATGGTCACTTCCTGAGACATGGCTTCTCCTCGTAAATTCGTAAAATATTTCAGCAGACGGGCAGCGTGTGCCTAGTCGTCCGTGGGGTCATCGATTTCAATGGAATCAATGAGCAGTTCCTTTCCTTCCAGCACATCATGACCGAGCAGGGCCTCGCATTTGGGGCACGGCATGCACCGTGTGTGCGCGGGGCTGAACACTTCGCCGCATTCTCCGCAGGCCACGCGCAGCGGAACTTCGATTACTTCCAGCTTTGCTCCGGCGAATTCATCGCCGCATTCTCCGTCGAGAGTGAGCGCTTCCCATGCGAATTCAAGAGCTTCAGTTACCGCTCCGGCCAGTGCGCCGTTTTTGATAACCACTTTCTTGAGCCTCTGGCCGTCATGTGTGACCATTTCCTCGTGCAGAATGCCGAGGATGGATTGCATTATGGACATTTCGTGCATGGAAAAATGACTTACTCCTTTTTTTCTGGAGCGGCAAGGGAACATCCGAGCATGTGAGCATGTTTGACAAATTTTATGAAAGGAGTATCTCTTTTCCCAGCTTGTTCTCAGGGCGGGGTGGAAGTCCCCACCGGCGGTAATCCGGCTTTGGCCGGGAAGCCCGCGAGCGCTTCTTCAGCGGGAAGAAGGTCAGCAGACCCGGTGTGAATCCGGGGCCGACGGTAACAGTCCGGATGAAAGAGAATGAGGCAGTTTCCATATCCATCCGCATGCACTGCGGATGTCTTCTGGGCCGTGCTTTTCTGCATGGCGACTGTCTGTCTTTGCGCCCTGATTCACTCATACTCTTCAAGGAGATTCATGATGAATCAGTCTTTGCTTACCCCTTTTGGCTCCCCTCTCGAACGTGTGGAAAAGGCTCTTGCCGCTCTTCGGGAAGGTCGTGGAATTCTTGTCGCGGACAATGAAAATCGTGAAAACGAAGGCGACCTGATTTTTGCCGCCGAGACCCTTACCGACGACCAGATGGCCATGCTTATCCGCGAGTGCAGCGGCATTGTCTGCCTGTGCATGACGGATGAGAAGGTCAGGTCTCTCGGGCTGCCCATGATGGTCGAGGAAAATTCGAGCCAGTACCAGACCGCGTTCACCATTTCCATTGAGGCCGCACGCGGGGTCACCACTGGCGTTTCTGCCGCAGACCGCGTCACCACGGTCAAGACGGCTGCCGCAGACGGAGCCGTACCTGCCGACATCGCCAGTCCCGGCC from uncultured Pseudodesulfovibrio sp. includes the following:
- a CDS encoding hydrogenase maturation nickel metallochaperone HypA, with the protein product MHEMSIMQSILGILHEEMVTHDGQRLKKVVIKNGALAGAVTEALEFAWEALTLDGECGDEFAGAKLEVIEVPLRVACGECGEVFSPAHTRCMPCPKCEALLGHDVLEGKELLIDSIEIDDPTDD
- the ribB gene encoding 3,4-dihydroxy-2-butanone-4-phosphate synthase; this translates as MNQSLLTPFGSPLERVEKALAALREGRGILVADNENRENEGDLIFAAETLTDDQMAMLIRECSGIVCLCMTDEKVRSLGLPMMVEENSSQYQTAFTISIEAARGVTTGVSAADRVTTVKTAAADGAVPADIASPGHVFPLRARPGGVLERGGHTEATVDMTRLAGLAPCGVLCELTNPDGTMARLPEIVAFGEKHGMPVCTVDDIVAYRKAHEKAAA